One part of the Algibacter sp. L1A34 genome encodes these proteins:
- a CDS encoding right-handed parallel beta-helix repeat-containing protein: MRKAVLFILFFLCFTASEAYAFSTTHFFVATNGSDTNPGTKKMPFATINRAKMAVRGLSKKDKDIVIYIRGGRYYMDKPIVFDELDSAKDGFKITYKAYRGEKPVIIGGKPLSNWGKVSDGLFKTTVDIDDDAFFHIYENGKRAFEARYPNKGYLLGTKKEVKNNALDLSVNPEDINPNFTFNNRSRIYLWPGNDWFSAFVPIAAVDKNKGIISVSDTLHVTDINKRSPRRYYLTGIKEALDAPGEFYYDNEKKELFYRPISENINDSEIIIPLVQSVIRLVGKNAPVKNIEFSGIEFTISRFGAFFTETKKGTHGTNGWNEPANKEGLIYFENVNNCSLDNCVVSNAGYNGVSMVWNAQNNIIKNSEIKNCGFHAVLLSGYRAEFGSKADFNKKNIITNNHLHHCGELVGHGAGIFVWASGQNKITNNDIHDMPRYGICVKGHRWGDKFGDESPIKINTGEIVTKDNKWDFIHSRENFIAYNDIYQVSKDSEDNGIISFWGCGKDNVVYNNKLHDITNRAVEGGTMAIYLDDATDFVRVENNIIYNINSGSWIYPILAKGIHNTIINNYIICEKSNRAAIRNVTQYNEEVKSHVYKRNIIYMKGEADIYSFGTWNNTKLAECDYNLIFSEMGIYNYRSEKSILSASDWQKEFNGKFAKHNVYANPEFYNVETNDFRLKKESPAFKMGIVPIDIEKIGIQKFD, encoded by the coding sequence ATGAGAAAAGCTGTTTTATTTATTTTGTTTTTTTTGTGCTTTACTGCAAGTGAAGCTTATGCTTTTTCAACGACGCATTTTTTTGTAGCTACCAACGGAAGTGATACAAATCCTGGTACAAAAAAAATGCCATTTGCAACCATTAACAGAGCAAAAATGGCTGTTCGTGGGCTTAGTAAAAAAGATAAAGATATAGTTATTTACATACGTGGCGGACGCTATTATATGGATAAACCTATTGTTTTTGATGAATTAGATTCTGCTAAAGATGGGTTTAAAATAACATATAAAGCCTATCGTGGCGAAAAACCAGTAATTATAGGAGGTAAACCGTTAAGCAATTGGGGAAAAGTAAGCGACGGACTTTTTAAAACGACAGTTGATATTGATGATGATGCATTTTTTCATATTTATGAAAATGGAAAAAGAGCTTTTGAGGCGAGATATCCCAATAAAGGATATCTTTTAGGAACTAAGAAAGAAGTAAAAAATAATGCTCTCGATTTGTCAGTTAATCCAGAAGATATAAACCCTAATTTCACTTTTAATAACCGAAGTAGAATTTATTTATGGCCAGGTAACGATTGGTTTTCTGCATTTGTTCCAATAGCAGCAGTTGATAAAAATAAAGGTATCATTAGTGTTAGTGATACTTTACATGTTACCGATATAAACAAGAGAAGTCCGAGACGTTATTATCTTACCGGAATTAAAGAAGCTTTAGATGCGCCAGGTGAATTTTATTATGACAATGAAAAAAAGGAGTTATTTTATCGTCCCATTTCAGAAAACATTAATGATAGCGAAATTATTATTCCGCTTGTTCAATCAGTAATTAGGCTTGTAGGTAAAAATGCACCTGTTAAAAATATAGAGTTTAGCGGTATAGAATTTACCATATCACGTTTTGGTGCTTTCTTTACTGAAACAAAAAAGGGAACTCACGGAACGAATGGATGGAACGAACCCGCAAATAAAGAAGGCTTAATTTATTTTGAAAATGTGAATAACTGTAGTTTGGATAATTGTGTTGTAAGTAATGCAGGTTATAATGGTGTAAGTATGGTTTGGAATGCTCAAAACAACATCATTAAAAATTCTGAAATTAAAAATTGTGGTTTCCATGCCGTTTTATTATCTGGTTATAGAGCCGAATTTGGTTCGAAAGCCGATTTTAATAAAAAAAATATAATAACCAATAACCATTTGCACCATTGTGGTGAACTTGTAGGTCATGGTGCGGGCATATTTGTTTGGGCTAGTGGACAAAATAAAATAACCAATAATGACATACATGATATGCCACGTTATGGTATTTGTGTAAAAGGGCACCGTTGGGGAGACAAATTTGGTGATGAGTCTCCTATAAAAATTAATACAGGCGAGATTGTTACAAAAGATAATAAATGGGATTTTATTCACTCACGAGAAAATTTTATTGCATATAATGATATTTACCAAGTAAGTAAAGACTCTGAAGATAATGGCATTATTTCTTTTTGGGGCTGCGGAAAAGATAACGTTGTCTATAATAATAAGCTGCATGATATTACAAACAGAGCTGTTGAAGGCGGAACTATGGCCATTTATTTAGATGATGCTACCGATTTTGTGCGTGTTGAAAATAATATTATTTACAATATAAATTCAGGATCTTGGATTTATCCGATACTTGCCAAAGGCATTCACAATACTATAATAAACAATTATATTATTTGTGAAAAATCAAATAGAGCCGCCATAAGAAATGTGACTCAATATAACGAGGAAGTTAAATCTCATGTTTATAAAAGAAATATTATTTATATGAAAGGTGAAGCGGACATCTATAGTTTTGGAACTTGGAATAATACCAAATTAGCCGAATGTGATTATAATTTAATATTTAGTGAAATGGGGATTTATAATTATAGAAGTGAAAAATCAATATTAAGTGCTAGTGATTGGCAAAAAGAGTTTAACGGTAAGTTTGCAAAGCATAATGTGTATGCCAATCCTGAATTTTATAATGTTGAAACAAACGATTTTAGGTTAAAAAAAGAGTCTCCAGCTTTTAAAATGGGAATTGTTCCTATTGATATTGAAAAAATAGGCATTCAGAAATTCGATTAA
- a CDS encoding arylsulfatase: protein MTFSKKYQTNSVSKKSLLSCFLLMCILLIFVSCKSEVKQTEPKEKEKPNVILLVVDDQGYGDIAALGNKEIKTPNIDGLYDISARFTQYHVSPTCAPTRAALMTGHHSNRAGVWHTVNGRSLILDRETTIAQVFKDNGYATGIFGKWHLGDNYPFRPQDKGFEEVLVHGGGGIEQTMDYWDNDYFNDTYTHNGKLEKFEGFCTDIWFENAKKYMSENQKNNKPFFCYLSTNAAHTPYFVENKYSDPYENNENIPNAAFYGLISNVDENIGKLVEYLKAIDLMDNTILIFSTDNGTSAGAKIEKGGDRLDGFIAKGYNAGMRGIKASMYEGGHRVPLFIHWKDGGITTGKDINELTAHYDIAPTLVDLCGLEVKEDLKFDGKSLKPLIDGHNEEFIDRAVITNSQRIEMPEPWRRTAFMKGDWRLVNGTELYDLSKDPEQRTNIADQFPEKVAAFKDEYDAWWKEISPSYSDQPYIIVGTPMDNPTILHGHDWHTKAVASPWHQRHIRQGYIDNGYWLVKVAESGKYNLKLRRWPVETGLALNGIAPVRPALEGTTVRESVKSKALTIKNARIKIQDEEQSVAVDPNAEFVEFTVDLKAGETQLQTWFTLDNKKELGSYYVVVEKI from the coding sequence ATGACATTTAGTAAAAAATATCAAACAAATTCAGTATCGAAAAAAAGTTTATTATCATGTTTTTTATTGATGTGTATCTTGCTAATATTTGTATCCTGCAAGTCCGAAGTAAAACAAACAGAACCTAAAGAAAAAGAAAAACCAAACGTAATCTTACTTGTTGTGGACGATCAAGGTTATGGTGACATCGCGGCATTAGGTAACAAAGAAATTAAAACGCCTAATATTGATGGTTTATATGATATTAGTGCACGTTTTACGCAATATCACGTGTCTCCAACTTGTGCACCAACAAGAGCTGCTTTAATGACGGGGCATCACTCCAATAGAGCTGGTGTTTGGCATACTGTAAATGGGCGTTCGTTAATTTTAGATAGAGAAACCACTATTGCTCAGGTTTTTAAAGATAACGGCTATGCTACTGGAATTTTCGGGAAATGGCATTTAGGAGATAATTACCCGTTTCGTCCGCAAGACAAAGGTTTTGAAGAAGTACTAGTTCACGGTGGTGGTGGTATCGAGCAAACCATGGATTATTGGGATAACGATTATTTCAATGATACTTACACGCACAATGGTAAATTAGAGAAGTTTGAAGGGTTTTGTACTGATATTTGGTTCGAAAATGCCAAAAAATACATGTCTGAAAATCAAAAGAATAATAAACCATTCTTCTGTTATTTATCTACCAACGCTGCGCATACGCCGTATTTTGTAGAAAATAAATATTCAGACCCTTATGAAAATAATGAGAATATACCAAACGCTGCCTTTTACGGGTTGATTTCTAACGTTGATGAAAATATCGGGAAGCTAGTAGAATACTTAAAAGCTATCGATTTAATGGATAATACCATTTTGATTTTCTCTACTGATAATGGAACTTCCGCAGGCGCGAAAATTGAAAAAGGAGGTGATCGTTTAGATGGTTTTATTGCTAAAGGTTACAACGCAGGTATGCGTGGTATTAAAGCGAGTATGTATGAAGGAGGACACCGTGTTCCTTTATTTATTCACTGGAAAGATGGTGGTATTACTACCGGAAAAGACATTAACGAACTTACAGCACATTATGATATAGCACCAACTTTGGTAGACTTATGTGGTTTAGAAGTTAAAGAAGATTTAAAATTCGACGGAAAAAGTTTAAAACCATTAATTGATGGTCATAATGAAGAGTTTATAGATCGTGCGGTTATAACCAATTCGCAACGTATTGAAATGCCAGAACCTTGGAGAAGAACAGCTTTTATGAAAGGTGATTGGAGACTTGTTAATGGTACTGAACTTTACGATTTAAGTAAAGATCCTGAGCAGCGTACTAATATTGCCGATCAATTTCCAGAAAAAGTAGCCGCTTTTAAAGATGAATATGATGCTTGGTGGAAAGAAATCTCGCCAAGTTATAGCGATCAACCTTATATTATTGTTGGTACACCAATGGATAATCCAACAATTTTACATGGTCACGATTGGCATACTAAAGCTGTGGCAAGTCCGTGGCACCAACGTCATATCAGACAAGGTTATATTGATAATGGTTATTGGTTAGTAAAGGTTGCTGAGAGTGGTAAATATAATTTAAAATTACGCCGCTGGCCAGTAGAAACCGGTTTGGCATTAAATGGAATAGCTCCAGTACGTCCAGCTTTAGAGGGCACAACAGTTAGAGAAAGTGTAAAAAGTAAAGCGTTAACTATTAAAAATGCTAGAATTAAAATTCAAGATGAAGAGCAGTCTGTTGCTGTAGACCCCAATGCGGAATTTGTTGAATTCACAGTAGATCTTAAAGCAGGAGAAACACAACTTCAAACTTGGTTTACTTTAGATAACAAAAAAGAACTGGGATCCTATTATGTTGTTGTAGAAAAAATATAA
- a CDS encoding sulfatase-like hydrolase/transferase: MKNISKVTLSLVFLMFCGLYSYAQKNKPNIVIIYTDDQGYGDVSALNPEAKFETPNMDRLVNEGVTFTDGHSSDAVCTPSRYSLLTGRYSWRTRLKENVVHADGPCLIEKDRMTIASLLREQGYSTAMIGKWHLQMEFVGDSKKGGRDWSKPFTDGPIEKGFDYFFGIAASMNYGILTFLENDHVVEAPTLYTKKKMDVTPRTYRMTPPYQEERERGYVEVAPSFNDELVLETLANKAVEYIGTAAKETKEGKPFFLYLPLTSPHLPHATHPDFQGKSNCGNYGDFMQETDYRVGQVLDALKANGLEENTLVIFSSDNGAESNYAYQRDTYEHYSCMNFKGGKRDIYEGGHRVPFLMRWPNVIEAGGTVDGPVGQTDYFATIADIVGAEIPDNAGEDSYSLYPQMKNIQAKQVERNLINHSFFGNFAIREGKWKLNMLRGSGGSLKPVNIEPKPGEALYELYDLDKDPGETTNLYFEHPEVVNKLKEKITNIIQNGRSTDGKPQSFVKENWKQLTWMTLN, encoded by the coding sequence ATGAAAAATATATCAAAAGTTACATTAAGTCTTGTTTTTTTAATGTTTTGTGGCCTTTATAGTTATGCGCAAAAAAACAAACCAAACATTGTTATTATTTACACCGACGATCAGGGGTATGGCGATGTCAGTGCTTTAAATCCAGAAGCAAAATTTGAAACGCCAAATATGGATAGATTGGTAAATGAAGGAGTAACATTTACAGACGGACACAGTAGTGATGCCGTTTGTACACCTTCAAGATACAGTTTGTTAACAGGGCGTTATAGTTGGAGAACAAGACTTAAAGAGAATGTGGTGCATGCAGACGGACCATGTTTAATAGAGAAAGATAGAATGACTATAGCTTCATTGCTTAGAGAGCAAGGTTATAGTACGGCAATGATTGGTAAGTGGCATCTTCAAATGGAGTTTGTAGGCGATTCAAAGAAAGGTGGTCGGGATTGGTCTAAACCGTTTACAGATGGCCCAATAGAAAAAGGTTTCGATTATTTCTTCGGGATTGCAGCATCTATGAATTATGGCATATTAACCTTTTTAGAAAACGACCACGTTGTAGAGGCTCCTACGCTTTATACAAAAAAGAAAATGGACGTTACGCCACGTACGTATAGAATGACGCCGCCATATCAAGAAGAAAGAGAAAGAGGTTATGTAGAGGTAGCTCCTTCATTTAACGATGAGTTGGTGTTAGAAACCTTAGCTAATAAAGCAGTAGAGTATATAGGTACGGCAGCAAAAGAAACTAAAGAAGGGAAACCTTTCTTTTTGTACTTACCATTAACAAGTCCGCATTTACCGCATGCTACCCATCCCGATTTTCAAGGAAAAAGCAATTGTGGGAACTATGGCGATTTTATGCAAGAAACAGATTATCGTGTTGGGCAAGTATTGGATGCATTAAAAGCAAATGGATTAGAAGAAAATACTTTGGTTATTTTTTCATCAGATAATGGCGCAGAATCTAATTACGCATATCAAAGAGATACCTACGAGCATTATAGCTGTATGAATTTTAAAGGTGGAAAACGTGATATTTATGAAGGCGGACACCGTGTACCTTTTTTAATGCGTTGGCCTAATGTTATCGAAGCAGGAGGTACGGTTGATGGGCCAGTTGGTCAAACCGATTATTTCGCGACTATTGCAGATATTGTAGGGGCTGAAATTCCCGATAATGCAGGGGAAGATAGTTATAGTTTATACCCACAGATGAAAAATATTCAGGCTAAACAAGTTGAGCGAAATCTTATTAATCATTCTTTTTTCGGGAATTTTGCTATTCGCGAAGGGAAATGGAAATTAAACATGCTTAGAGGTTCTGGTGGTTCTTTAAAACCTGTTAATATAGAGCCTAAACCAGGCGAAGCGTTGTACGAACTTTATGATCTTGACAAGGATCCAGGTGAAACAACTAATCTATATTTTGAACATCCAGAGGTTGTAAACAAATTAAAAGAGAAAATCACAAATATTATTCAAAACGGAAGATCTACAGATGGTAAACCGCAATCTTTTGTTAAAGAAAATTGGAAGCAATTAACGTGGATGACTTTAAACTAA
- a CDS encoding SGNH/GDSL hydrolase family protein: MERKVFVKLLGAGVLGMGLVPSAFAVDVFKRTNHKICEITWKKLCGKMASVYETDAFEYVKPTKRKPNVLIYGDSISIGYSSMVRKTLDGKATVIRLFKNGGSSRDFIPNMDKLQDTMFQPHLENGWDFKWDVIHFNVGLHDLKYLKGKNLNKKGKQVSSIIEYKTNLDKICKYLKTEFPKAKLIFATTTPVPENAKGRFVGDSIKFNQAAIAVLENHSDIVINDIYAFTKPNLKTWGKEPGNVHYSALGSDKQGAEVSGIIAKYL, from the coding sequence ATGGAAAGGAAAGTATTTGTTAAGCTTTTAGGAGCCGGTGTTTTAGGAATGGGATTAGTGCCTAGTGCATTTGCTGTTGATGTTTTTAAAAGAACGAATCATAAAATTTGTGAAATCACTTGGAAAAAATTGTGCGGTAAAATGGCTAGTGTTTATGAAACGGATGCTTTTGAATATGTGAAACCCACAAAAAGGAAACCAAATGTATTAATCTATGGCGATTCTATTTCCATTGGGTATTCATCTATGGTAAGAAAAACTTTAGACGGTAAAGCGACCGTAATTCGGTTATTTAAAAACGGAGGATCTAGTCGCGATTTTATACCTAATATGGATAAATTGCAGGATACAATGTTTCAGCCTCATTTAGAAAATGGTTGGGATTTTAAATGGGATGTTATTCATTTTAATGTTGGGCTACACGATTTAAAATATCTTAAAGGCAAGAATTTAAATAAAAAGGGAAAGCAAGTTTCTTCTATTATTGAATACAAAACCAATTTAGATAAAATTTGTAAATATTTAAAAACGGAATTCCCAAAAGCTAAGTTAATTTTTGCCACAACAACACCTGTTCCAGAAAATGCAAAAGGACGTTTTGTAGGCGATAGTATCAAATTCAACCAAGCAGCCATAGCCGTTTTGGAGAATCACTCAGATATTGTTATTAATGATATTTACGCATTTACCAAACCTAATTTAAAAACTTGGGGTAAAGAACCAGGAAATGTACATTATAGTGCATTAGGAAGTGATAAACAAGGAGCGGAAGTGTCAGGAATTATAGCCAAATATTTGTAG
- a CDS encoding right-handed parallel beta-helix repeat-containing protein — MKTRVLTIFIFVCSLIAQAKEYHVAKTGNDFNVGSKSAPFKTISKAAKIALPGDVITVHEGIYRERVSPFNSGVNNINRIVYQAAENEEVWIKGSEEIKTWKKDKGTVWKVVLNNAMFGEFNPYQEILKGDWLTKTYGRNHHLGEVYINGKALYEIDSLSKVFQDKSLERAADIEGSKNKWYCESNEERTTIYANFNGLNPNKELAEINVRPTVFFPKRTGINYITVRGFKMSQAATQWAPPTAEQGGLIGPNWSKGWIIEDNIISDSKCAGIVIGKERASGQNQWMASKRKHGTQREREVVFKALQLGWSKDMIGSHIIRNNVIKDCEQGGIIGHMGCVFSEISNNEIYNINVKKQFDGWEIGGIKLHAAIDVVIKNNFIHDNYRGIWLDWQAQGAQVTGNIFWNNNASEDLFVEVNHGPMIIDNNVLLSGLSLLNASQGTAFVNNLMAGKVQTRSASNRFTHYHFPHSTQVMGMMTLILGDDRFYNNIFACNTETLDKGQFTGLDAYSNFPTHENQEKYSGNLNKINSQKFPMSIDANLYLNKALPSNIETNAIENRTLNPEISLSEETDGYYLNITVDESFQNVKTKMVNTELLGMAFQSEAPFENKDGSPITLNEDFFGNQRDTESLMVGPFQNFKMGVNKIKVWSK, encoded by the coding sequence ATGAAAACTAGAGTTTTAACAATTTTTATTTTTGTTTGTTCTTTAATAGCGCAAGCAAAAGAGTATCACGTAGCAAAAACGGGAAATGATTTTAACGTAGGAAGTAAATCTGCTCCTTTTAAAACCATTTCTAAAGCGGCCAAAATAGCACTGCCTGGAGATGTTATTACCGTACACGAAGGGATTTATCGAGAGCGGGTAAGTCCGTTTAATAGTGGTGTTAATAATATAAATCGAATTGTTTACCAAGCAGCAGAAAATGAAGAGGTTTGGATTAAAGGTTCCGAAGAAATAAAAACATGGAAAAAGGATAAAGGGACTGTATGGAAAGTCGTTTTAAACAATGCGATGTTTGGAGAATTTAATCCCTATCAAGAAATTTTAAAAGGCGATTGGCTAACAAAAACCTACGGACGCAATCATCATTTAGGTGAAGTTTATATAAACGGTAAAGCACTTTATGAAATTGATAGTTTATCAAAAGTATTTCAAGACAAATCATTAGAGCGTGCAGCAGATATTGAAGGTTCTAAAAACAAATGGTATTGCGAAAGTAATGAAGAAAGAACAACGATATATGCGAACTTTAATGGGTTAAACCCGAATAAAGAATTAGCCGAAATTAATGTGCGCCCAACCGTGTTTTTTCCAAAGAGAACAGGCATAAACTACATTACCGTTCGAGGTTTTAAAATGAGCCAAGCTGCTACACAATGGGCACCACCAACAGCAGAGCAAGGTGGTTTAATTGGACCTAATTGGAGTAAAGGTTGGATTATAGAAGATAATATCATTTCCGATTCAAAATGTGCAGGTATTGTAATTGGAAAAGAAAGAGCTTCTGGTCAAAATCAATGGATGGCGAGTAAGAGAAAGCACGGTACACAACGCGAGCGCGAAGTGGTGTTTAAAGCTTTGCAATTAGGCTGGTCTAAGGACATGATTGGTTCGCACATTATTAGAAATAACGTTATTAAGGATTGCGAACAAGGCGGAATCATTGGCCATATGGGCTGTGTGTTTAGCGAAATTAGCAACAATGAAATTTATAATATTAATGTAAAAAAGCAATTTGACGGCTGGGAAATAGGAGGTATTAAACTTCACGCTGCCATTGATGTGGTTATTAAGAATAACTTTATTCATGATAATTACAGAGGGATTTGGCTAGATTGGCAAGCGCAAGGTGCTCAAGTTACAGGAAATATTTTTTGGAATAATAATGCCAGCGAAGATTTATTTGTAGAAGTAAATCATGGACCAATGATTATAGATAATAATGTGTTGTTGTCAGGATTATCATTATTAAACGCTTCTCAAGGCACTGCATTTGTAAATAATTTAATGGCTGGAAAAGTACAGACTCGTTCGGCAAGCAACCGGTTTACGCATTATCATTTCCCACATTCTACACAAGTTATGGGGATGATGACGTTAATACTTGGGGACGATCGTTTTTATAATAACATTTTTGCTTGTAACACAGAGACTTTAGATAAAGGACAGTTTACGGGTTTAGATGCCTATTCTAATTTTCCAACTCATGAGAATCAAGAAAAATACTCGGGGAATTTGAATAAGATTAACAGTCAGAAATTTCCAATGTCCATCGATGCTAATTTGTATTTAAACAAAGCGTTACCATCAAATATTGAAACTAATGCGATTGAAAATAGAACTTTAAATCCAGAAATTAGTCTTTCGGAAGAAACGGATGGTTACTATCTAAATATTACCGTAGATGAAAGTTTTCAGAATGTAAAAACTAAAATGGTCAATACCGAATTATTGGGAATGGCATTTCAATCCGAAGCACCCTTTGAAAATAAAGATGGTTCTCCAATAACTTTAAATGAAGATTTTTTCGGAAACCAAAGAGATACGGAGTCGCTTATGGTGGGCCCTTTTCAAAACTTTAAAATGGGTGTCAATAAAATTAAAGTGTGGTCTAAATAG